The following proteins come from a genomic window of Rissa tridactyla isolate bRisTri1 chromosome 11, bRisTri1.patW.cur.20221130, whole genome shotgun sequence:
- the AFF4 gene encoding AF4/FMR2 family member 4 isoform X3 has translation MNREDRNVLRMKERERRNQEIQQGEEAFPPNSPLFAEPYKVTSKEDKLSSRIQSMLGNYDEMKDLIGDRSLQKLVGIPKPTVPSTPDEKSNQSFFGDQRHNAGSHQSSKWTPVGPAPSTSSQSQKRSSGLQSGHSSQRSSGNNTSSSGQRHDRDSYSSSSSRKKSQHGSEHSKPRSSSPGKPSTVSSLSSSHSRSHGNDHHSKEHQRSKSPRDPDANWDSPSRVPSFSSGQHSNQSFPPSLMSKSSSMLQKPTAYVRPMDGQESMEPKLSSEHYSSQTHSSNVNELKPSSKAHLTKLKIPSQPLDASASGDVSCVDEILKEMTHSWPPPLTAIHTPCKTEPSKFPFPTKESQQSSFGTGEQKRYNPSSKTSNGHQSKSCESNQTDMLKDDLKLSSSEDSDGEQDCDKTVPRSTPGSNSEPSQHNSEGADNSRDDSSSHSGSESSSGSDSESESSSSDSEANEPSQSASPEPEPPPTNKWQLDNWLNKVNSHKVSPASSVDSNIPSSQGYKKEGRDQGTGSGYADQSGSKDSISSTPGRDSKPAQKGSESSRGRQKSPAQSDSSTQRRTVGKKQPKKAEKTSVEEPRGGLKIESETPVDMATNIPSNRHKAATKGSRKPNIKKEPKSSPRPTTEKKKYKASSKSAQKSREFIETDTSSSDSDENESLPPSSQTPKYSESNRTPVKSSMEEDDSFFRQRMFSPMEEKELLSPLSDPDERYPLIVKIDLSLLSRIPGKPYKDADAPKVEKKNVPEKHTRESQKQPSDKSATKGKRKHKQNEDENRASESKKTKLEEKAPSGHKTSSSRESTKPSAVKEKDLLPSPAAPVPQKDSKQEHGSRKRTVSQSSSLKSSSNLSKESGGGSKSSSSSKQKKTEGKGSGSAKEPKEKILNNSSNCPPASAPSTESSKSRRAKLVFDDRTYSADHYLQEAKKLKHNADALSDRFEKAVYYLDAVVSFIECGNALEKNAQESKSPFPMYSETVELIKYTMKLKNYLAPDATAADKRLAVLCLRCQSLLYLRLFKLKKESALKYSKTLTEHLKNSYNNSQAPSPGMGSSKPVGMPSPVSPKLSPGNSGNYSSGAANPSGSGSSVTIPQRIHQMAASYVQVTSNFLYATEIWDQAEQLSKEQKEFFAELDKVMGPLIFNSSIMTDLVRYTRQGLHWLRLDAK, from the exons ATGAACCGTGAAGACCGGAATGTGCTGCGtatgaaagaaagggaaaggcgAAATCAAGAAATTCAACAGGGTGAAGAAGCCTTTCCACCTAACTCTCCTCTCTTTGCTGAACCGTACAAAGTT acCAGCAAAGAAGACAAATTGTCTAGTCGTATTCAGAGCATGCTTGGTAATTATGATGAAATGAAGGATCTTATAGGAGATAGGTCGCTACAAAAGCTTGTTGGAATTCCCAAACCAACCGTACCATCAACACCAGATGAAAAATCAAACCAAAGTTTCTTTGGTGATCAGAGACATAATGCTGGCTCCCATCAGAGCAGCAAATGGACTCCTGTAGGACCTGCACCCAGCACTTCCTCGCAATCTCAGAAACGGTCCTCGGGTTTACAGAGCGGACACAGTAGTCAGCGCAGCAGTGGCAATAACACTAGCAGTAGTGGCCAGAGACATGACCGTGACTCGTACAGTAGCAGCAGCAGTCGCAAAAAAAGCCAGCATGGGTCCGAACACTCCAAACCCCGGTCTTCCAGCCCTGGAAAACCATCTACCGTTTCTTCATTGAGCTCCAGCCATTCGAGATCTCATGGAAATGATCACCACAGCAAAGAACATCAACGTTCAAAATCTCCCCGGGATCCTGATGCCAACTGGGACTCTCCCTCCCGTGTTCCCTCATTTTCAAGTGGACAGCACTCTAACCAGTCCTTTCCACCTTCACTAATGTCCAAGTCCAGTTCAATGTTACAGAAACCCACTGCGTACGTCAGGCCAATGGATGGGCAGGAATCCATGGAACCAAAGTTATCCTCCGAACACTACAGTAGCCAGACTCACAGCAGCAACGTGAATGAGCTGAAGCCCAGCAGCAAAGCGCATCTCACCAAGCTGAAAATACCTTCTCAACCGCTAGAT GCATCAGCATCTGGTGATGTGAGCTGTGTGGATGAAATTCTCAAA GAGATGACCCATTCTTGGCCTCCTCCGCTGACTGCTATTCATACACCATGCAAAACGGAACCGTCAAAATTTCCTTTTCCAACAAAG GAGTCTCAACAGTCCAGTTTTGGCACTGGAGAACAGA aaCGATACAATCCTTCATCAAAAACATCCAACGGTCATCAGTCCAAATC atGTGAATCGAACCAGACAGA TATGTTGAAAGATGACTTAAAACTTAGCAGTAGTGAAGACAGCGATGGAGAGCAG GACTGCGATAAGACCGTGCCAAGGAGCACACCTGGAAG taattctGAACCTTCGCAGCATAACAGCGAAGGAGCAGATAATTCAAGGGATGACTCGAGCAGCCATAGTGGATCTGAAAGCAGTTCAGGATCTGACTCTGAAAGTGAAAGCAGTTCCAGTGACAGTGAAGCTAATGAACCATCACAGAGCGCATCCCCCGAG ccAGAGCCACCACCAACAAACAAATGGCAACTGGATAACTGGTTGAACAAAGTTAATTCACATAAAGTGTCACCAGCTTCTTCTGTGGACAGCAATATCCCATCCTCCCAAGGCTACAAAAAAGAGGGACGGGATCAGGGGACAGGGAGTGGATATGCTGATCAAAGCGGATCCAAGGATTCGATTTCTTCTACACCAGGGCGAGATTCCAAACCCGCCCAAAAGGGCTCAGAAAGCAGTCGCGGCAGGCAGAAATCGCCTGCCCAGAGTGACAGCTCAACACAGAGGAGGACTGTAGGTAAAAAGCAGcccaagaaagcagaaaagacgTCTGTTGAAGAGCCAAGAGGAGGTCTTAAAATAGAAAGTGAAACCCCAGTAGACATGGCAACAAATATACCTTCAAACAGGCATAAGGCAGCCACAAAAGGCTCCAGGAAACCCAATATAAAGAAAGAGCCCAAATCTTCCCCTCGGCCtacaacagagaaaaagaaatataaggcTTCAAGCAAATCTGCCCAGAAATCCAGGGAATTCATAGAAACAGATACCTCATCCTCTGATTCAGATGAAAATGAGAGCCTGCCTCCTTCATCGCAAACACCCAAATACTCTGAGAGCAATAGGACTCCTGTTAAATCTTCCATGGAGGAGGATGACAGCTTTTTTCGGCAAAGAATGTTCTCTCCTATGGAAGAGAAAGAGCTTCTTTCACCACTCAGTGATCCTGATGAAAGGTACCCACTTATTGTGAAGATTGACCTGAGCCTCTTATCAAGAATACCAGGGAAGCCTTACAAGGATGCTGATGCACccaaagtggaaaagaaaaacgtGCCAGAGAAGCACACGAGAGAATCCCAGAAGCAGCCATCTGACAAAAGTGCtacaaaaggcaaaaggaaacatAAGCAG AATGAGGATGAAAACAGAGCCAGTGAAAGCAAGAAAAcgaaactggaagaaaaagctCCATCAGGACACAAGACTTCTAGCAGTAGGGA GTCTACAAAGCCAAGTGCTGTTAAAGAGAAGGATTTACTGCCGTCTCCTGCTGCCCCGGTCCCGCAGAAAGATTCCAAGCAAGAACACGGGTCACGGAAGAGGACGGTCAGTCAGTCGTCATCCTTAAAGTCCAGTAGCAACCTCAGCAAGGAGAGCGGCGGTGGCAGTAAAAGCAGCTCATCTTCTAAGCAAAAGAAGACAGAGGGGAAAGGTTCTGGCAGCGCTAAAGAGCCCAAG gaaaagaTTCTGAACAATTCATCAAactgccctcctgcctctgctccatcTACGGAAAGTTCAAAGTCAAGAAGAGCAAAACTTGTTTTTGATGATAG GACTTACTCAGCTGATCATTATTTACAAGAAGCAAAGAAGTTAAAACATAACGCAGACGCATTG TCTGACAGGTTTGAGAAGGCTGTGTACTACCTAGATGCTGTGGTGTCATTCATTGAGTGTGGGAATGCATTGGAGAAAAATGCTCAGGAATCCAAGTCCCCGTTCCCTATGTATTCAGAAACTGTGGAATTAATCAA ATACACTATGAAACTGAAGAATTACTTGGCACCGGATGCTACGGCTGCAGATAAAAGGCTAGCAGTGCTTTG TCTTCGGTGTCAATCTCTACTATACCTAAGgcttttcaaactgaaaaaggaaagtgCATTGAAATATTCTAAAACTCTGACTGAACATCTGAAG aatTCCTATAATAATTCTCAAGCACCATCACCTGGTATGGGAAG CAGCAAGCCTGTCGGTATGCCGTCTCCAGTGTCTCCAAAGCTGTCTCCAGGGAATTCAGGAAATTACTCTTCTGGGGCAGCCAACCCTTCAGGGAGCGGGTCTTCGGTGACGATCCCCCAGAGGATCCATCAGATGGCGGCCAGCTACGTCCAAGTTACGTCCAACTTCCTCTATGCCACTGAAATTTGGGACCAAGCCGAACAGCTGTCtaaagaacagaaag
- the AFF4 gene encoding AF4/FMR2 family member 4 isoform X1 translates to MERRDPWGAVVASRHNMNREDRNVLRMKERERRNQEIQQGEEAFPPNSPLFAEPYKVTSKEDKLSSRIQSMLGNYDEMKDLIGDRSLQKLVGIPKPTVPSTPDEKSNQSFFGDQRHNAGSHQSSKWTPVGPAPSTSSQSQKRSSGLQSGHSSQRSSGNNTSSSGQRHDRDSYSSSSSRKKSQHGSEHSKPRSSSPGKPSTVSSLSSSHSRSHGNDHHSKEHQRSKSPRDPDANWDSPSRVPSFSSGQHSNQSFPPSLMSKSSSMLQKPTAYVRPMDGQESMEPKLSSEHYSSQTHSSNVNELKPSSKAHLTKLKIPSQPLDASASGDVSCVDEILKEMTHSWPPPLTAIHTPCKTEPSKFPFPTKESQQSSFGTGEQKRYNPSSKTSNGHQSKSCESNQTDMLKDDLKLSSSEDSDGEQDCDKTVPRSTPGSNSEPSQHNSEGADNSRDDSSSHSGSESSSGSDSESESSSSDSEANEPSQSASPEPEPPPTNKWQLDNWLNKVNSHKVSPASSVDSNIPSSQGYKKEGRDQGTGSGYADQSGSKDSISSTPGRDSKPAQKGSESSRGRQKSPAQSDSSTQRRTVGKKQPKKAEKTSVEEPRGGLKIESETPVDMATNIPSNRHKAATKGSRKPNIKKEPKSSPRPTTEKKKYKASSKSAQKSREFIETDTSSSDSDENESLPPSSQTPKYSESNRTPVKSSMEEDDSFFRQRMFSPMEEKELLSPLSDPDERYPLIVKIDLSLLSRIPGKPYKDADAPKVEKKNVPEKHTRESQKQPSDKSATKGKRKHKQNEDENRASESKKTKLEEKAPSGHKTSSSRESTKPSAVKEKDLLPSPAAPVPQKDSKQEHGSRKRTVSQSSSLKSSSNLSKESGGGSKSSSSSKQKKTEGKGSGSAKEPKEKILNNSSNCPPASAPSTESSKSRRAKLVFDDRTYSADHYLQEAKKLKHNADALSDRFEKAVYYLDAVVSFIECGNALEKNAQESKSPFPMYSETVELIKYTMKLKNYLAPDATAADKRLAVLCLRCQSLLYLRLFKLKKESALKYSKTLTEHLKNSYNNSQAPSPGMGSSKPVGMPSPVSPKLSPGNSGNYSSGAANPSGSGSSVTIPQRIHQMAASYVQVTSNFLYATEIWDQAEQLSKEQKEFFAELDKVMGPLIFNSSIMTDLVRYTRQGLHWLRLDAK, encoded by the exons CAACATGAACCGTGAAGACCGGAATGTGCTGCGtatgaaagaaagggaaaggcgAAATCAAGAAATTCAACAGGGTGAAGAAGCCTTTCCACCTAACTCTCCTCTCTTTGCTGAACCGTACAAAGTT acCAGCAAAGAAGACAAATTGTCTAGTCGTATTCAGAGCATGCTTGGTAATTATGATGAAATGAAGGATCTTATAGGAGATAGGTCGCTACAAAAGCTTGTTGGAATTCCCAAACCAACCGTACCATCAACACCAGATGAAAAATCAAACCAAAGTTTCTTTGGTGATCAGAGACATAATGCTGGCTCCCATCAGAGCAGCAAATGGACTCCTGTAGGACCTGCACCCAGCACTTCCTCGCAATCTCAGAAACGGTCCTCGGGTTTACAGAGCGGACACAGTAGTCAGCGCAGCAGTGGCAATAACACTAGCAGTAGTGGCCAGAGACATGACCGTGACTCGTACAGTAGCAGCAGCAGTCGCAAAAAAAGCCAGCATGGGTCCGAACACTCCAAACCCCGGTCTTCCAGCCCTGGAAAACCATCTACCGTTTCTTCATTGAGCTCCAGCCATTCGAGATCTCATGGAAATGATCACCACAGCAAAGAACATCAACGTTCAAAATCTCCCCGGGATCCTGATGCCAACTGGGACTCTCCCTCCCGTGTTCCCTCATTTTCAAGTGGACAGCACTCTAACCAGTCCTTTCCACCTTCACTAATGTCCAAGTCCAGTTCAATGTTACAGAAACCCACTGCGTACGTCAGGCCAATGGATGGGCAGGAATCCATGGAACCAAAGTTATCCTCCGAACACTACAGTAGCCAGACTCACAGCAGCAACGTGAATGAGCTGAAGCCCAGCAGCAAAGCGCATCTCACCAAGCTGAAAATACCTTCTCAACCGCTAGAT GCATCAGCATCTGGTGATGTGAGCTGTGTGGATGAAATTCTCAAA GAGATGACCCATTCTTGGCCTCCTCCGCTGACTGCTATTCATACACCATGCAAAACGGAACCGTCAAAATTTCCTTTTCCAACAAAG GAGTCTCAACAGTCCAGTTTTGGCACTGGAGAACAGA aaCGATACAATCCTTCATCAAAAACATCCAACGGTCATCAGTCCAAATC atGTGAATCGAACCAGACAGA TATGTTGAAAGATGACTTAAAACTTAGCAGTAGTGAAGACAGCGATGGAGAGCAG GACTGCGATAAGACCGTGCCAAGGAGCACACCTGGAAG taattctGAACCTTCGCAGCATAACAGCGAAGGAGCAGATAATTCAAGGGATGACTCGAGCAGCCATAGTGGATCTGAAAGCAGTTCAGGATCTGACTCTGAAAGTGAAAGCAGTTCCAGTGACAGTGAAGCTAATGAACCATCACAGAGCGCATCCCCCGAG ccAGAGCCACCACCAACAAACAAATGGCAACTGGATAACTGGTTGAACAAAGTTAATTCACATAAAGTGTCACCAGCTTCTTCTGTGGACAGCAATATCCCATCCTCCCAAGGCTACAAAAAAGAGGGACGGGATCAGGGGACAGGGAGTGGATATGCTGATCAAAGCGGATCCAAGGATTCGATTTCTTCTACACCAGGGCGAGATTCCAAACCCGCCCAAAAGGGCTCAGAAAGCAGTCGCGGCAGGCAGAAATCGCCTGCCCAGAGTGACAGCTCAACACAGAGGAGGACTGTAGGTAAAAAGCAGcccaagaaagcagaaaagacgTCTGTTGAAGAGCCAAGAGGAGGTCTTAAAATAGAAAGTGAAACCCCAGTAGACATGGCAACAAATATACCTTCAAACAGGCATAAGGCAGCCACAAAAGGCTCCAGGAAACCCAATATAAAGAAAGAGCCCAAATCTTCCCCTCGGCCtacaacagagaaaaagaaatataaggcTTCAAGCAAATCTGCCCAGAAATCCAGGGAATTCATAGAAACAGATACCTCATCCTCTGATTCAGATGAAAATGAGAGCCTGCCTCCTTCATCGCAAACACCCAAATACTCTGAGAGCAATAGGACTCCTGTTAAATCTTCCATGGAGGAGGATGACAGCTTTTTTCGGCAAAGAATGTTCTCTCCTATGGAAGAGAAAGAGCTTCTTTCACCACTCAGTGATCCTGATGAAAGGTACCCACTTATTGTGAAGATTGACCTGAGCCTCTTATCAAGAATACCAGGGAAGCCTTACAAGGATGCTGATGCACccaaagtggaaaagaaaaacgtGCCAGAGAAGCACACGAGAGAATCCCAGAAGCAGCCATCTGACAAAAGTGCtacaaaaggcaaaaggaaacatAAGCAG AATGAGGATGAAAACAGAGCCAGTGAAAGCAAGAAAAcgaaactggaagaaaaagctCCATCAGGACACAAGACTTCTAGCAGTAGGGA GTCTACAAAGCCAAGTGCTGTTAAAGAGAAGGATTTACTGCCGTCTCCTGCTGCCCCGGTCCCGCAGAAAGATTCCAAGCAAGAACACGGGTCACGGAAGAGGACGGTCAGTCAGTCGTCATCCTTAAAGTCCAGTAGCAACCTCAGCAAGGAGAGCGGCGGTGGCAGTAAAAGCAGCTCATCTTCTAAGCAAAAGAAGACAGAGGGGAAAGGTTCTGGCAGCGCTAAAGAGCCCAAG gaaaagaTTCTGAACAATTCATCAAactgccctcctgcctctgctccatcTACGGAAAGTTCAAAGTCAAGAAGAGCAAAACTTGTTTTTGATGATAG GACTTACTCAGCTGATCATTATTTACAAGAAGCAAAGAAGTTAAAACATAACGCAGACGCATTG TCTGACAGGTTTGAGAAGGCTGTGTACTACCTAGATGCTGTGGTGTCATTCATTGAGTGTGGGAATGCATTGGAGAAAAATGCTCAGGAATCCAAGTCCCCGTTCCCTATGTATTCAGAAACTGTGGAATTAATCAA ATACACTATGAAACTGAAGAATTACTTGGCACCGGATGCTACGGCTGCAGATAAAAGGCTAGCAGTGCTTTG TCTTCGGTGTCAATCTCTACTATACCTAAGgcttttcaaactgaaaaaggaaagtgCATTGAAATATTCTAAAACTCTGACTGAACATCTGAAG aatTCCTATAATAATTCTCAAGCACCATCACCTGGTATGGGAAG CAGCAAGCCTGTCGGTATGCCGTCTCCAGTGTCTCCAAAGCTGTCTCCAGGGAATTCAGGAAATTACTCTTCTGGGGCAGCCAACCCTTCAGGGAGCGGGTCTTCGGTGACGATCCCCCAGAGGATCCATCAGATGGCGGCCAGCTACGTCCAAGTTACGTCCAACTTCCTCTATGCCACTGAAATTTGGGACCAAGCCGAACAGCTGTCtaaagaacagaaag
- the AFF4 gene encoding AF4/FMR2 family member 4 isoform X2, producing the protein MERRDPWGAVVASRHNMNREDRNVLRMKERERRNQEIQQGEEAFPPNSPLFAEPYKVTSKEDKLSSRIQSMLGNYDEMKDLIGDRSLQKLVGIPKPTVPSTPDEKSNQSFFGDQRHNAGSHQSSKWTPVGPAPSTSSQSQKRSSGLQSGHSSQRSSGNNTSSSGQRHDRDSYSSSSSRKKSQHGSEHSKPRSSSPGKPSTVSSLSSSHSRSHGNDHHSKEHQRSKSPRDPDANWDSPSRVPSFSSGQHSNQSFPPSLMSKSSSMLQKPTAYVRPMDGQESMEPKLSSEHYSSQTHSSNVNELKPSSKAHLTKLKIPSQPLDASASGDVSCVDEILKEMTHSWPPPLTAIHTPCKTEPSKFPFPTKESQQSSFGTGEQKRYNPSSKTSNGHQSKSCESNQTDMLKDDLKLSSSEDSDGEQDCDKTVPRSTPGSNSEPSQHNSEGADNSRDDSSSHSGSESSSGSDSESESSSSDSEANEPSQSASPEPEPPPTNKWQLDNWLNKVNSHKVSPASSVDSNIPSSQGYKKEGRDQGTGSGYADQSGSKDSISSTPGRDSKPAQKGSESSRGRQKSPAQSDSSTQRRTVGKKQPKKAEKTSVEEPRGGLKIESETPVDMATNIPSNRHKAATKGSRKPNIKKEPKSSPRPTTEKKKYKASSKSAQKSREFIETDTSSSDSDENESLPPSSQTPKYSESNRTPVKSSMEEDDSFFRQRMFSPMEEKELLSPLSDPDERYPLIVKIDLSLLSRIPGKPYKDADAPKVEKKNVPEKHTRESQKQPSDKSATKGKRKHKQNEDENRASESKKTKLEEKAPSGHKTSSSRESTKPSAVKEKDLLPSPAAPVPQKDSKQEHGSRKRTVSQSSSLKSSSNLSKESGGGSKSSSSSKQKKTEGKGSGSAKEPKEKILNNSSNCPPASAPSTESSKSRRAKLVFDDRTYSADHYLQEAKKLKHNADALSDRFEKAVYYLDAVVSFIECGNALEKNAQESKSPFPMYSETVELIKYTMKLKNYLAPDATAADKRLAVLCLRCQSLLYLRLFKLKKESALKYSKTLTEHLKNSYNNSQAPSPGMGSKPVGMPSPVSPKLSPGNSGNYSSGAANPSGSGSSVTIPQRIHQMAASYVQVTSNFLYATEIWDQAEQLSKEQKEFFAELDKVMGPLIFNSSIMTDLVRYTRQGLHWLRLDAK; encoded by the exons CAACATGAACCGTGAAGACCGGAATGTGCTGCGtatgaaagaaagggaaaggcgAAATCAAGAAATTCAACAGGGTGAAGAAGCCTTTCCACCTAACTCTCCTCTCTTTGCTGAACCGTACAAAGTT acCAGCAAAGAAGACAAATTGTCTAGTCGTATTCAGAGCATGCTTGGTAATTATGATGAAATGAAGGATCTTATAGGAGATAGGTCGCTACAAAAGCTTGTTGGAATTCCCAAACCAACCGTACCATCAACACCAGATGAAAAATCAAACCAAAGTTTCTTTGGTGATCAGAGACATAATGCTGGCTCCCATCAGAGCAGCAAATGGACTCCTGTAGGACCTGCACCCAGCACTTCCTCGCAATCTCAGAAACGGTCCTCGGGTTTACAGAGCGGACACAGTAGTCAGCGCAGCAGTGGCAATAACACTAGCAGTAGTGGCCAGAGACATGACCGTGACTCGTACAGTAGCAGCAGCAGTCGCAAAAAAAGCCAGCATGGGTCCGAACACTCCAAACCCCGGTCTTCCAGCCCTGGAAAACCATCTACCGTTTCTTCATTGAGCTCCAGCCATTCGAGATCTCATGGAAATGATCACCACAGCAAAGAACATCAACGTTCAAAATCTCCCCGGGATCCTGATGCCAACTGGGACTCTCCCTCCCGTGTTCCCTCATTTTCAAGTGGACAGCACTCTAACCAGTCCTTTCCACCTTCACTAATGTCCAAGTCCAGTTCAATGTTACAGAAACCCACTGCGTACGTCAGGCCAATGGATGGGCAGGAATCCATGGAACCAAAGTTATCCTCCGAACACTACAGTAGCCAGACTCACAGCAGCAACGTGAATGAGCTGAAGCCCAGCAGCAAAGCGCATCTCACCAAGCTGAAAATACCTTCTCAACCGCTAGAT GCATCAGCATCTGGTGATGTGAGCTGTGTGGATGAAATTCTCAAA GAGATGACCCATTCTTGGCCTCCTCCGCTGACTGCTATTCATACACCATGCAAAACGGAACCGTCAAAATTTCCTTTTCCAACAAAG GAGTCTCAACAGTCCAGTTTTGGCACTGGAGAACAGA aaCGATACAATCCTTCATCAAAAACATCCAACGGTCATCAGTCCAAATC atGTGAATCGAACCAGACAGA TATGTTGAAAGATGACTTAAAACTTAGCAGTAGTGAAGACAGCGATGGAGAGCAG GACTGCGATAAGACCGTGCCAAGGAGCACACCTGGAAG taattctGAACCTTCGCAGCATAACAGCGAAGGAGCAGATAATTCAAGGGATGACTCGAGCAGCCATAGTGGATCTGAAAGCAGTTCAGGATCTGACTCTGAAAGTGAAAGCAGTTCCAGTGACAGTGAAGCTAATGAACCATCACAGAGCGCATCCCCCGAG ccAGAGCCACCACCAACAAACAAATGGCAACTGGATAACTGGTTGAACAAAGTTAATTCACATAAAGTGTCACCAGCTTCTTCTGTGGACAGCAATATCCCATCCTCCCAAGGCTACAAAAAAGAGGGACGGGATCAGGGGACAGGGAGTGGATATGCTGATCAAAGCGGATCCAAGGATTCGATTTCTTCTACACCAGGGCGAGATTCCAAACCCGCCCAAAAGGGCTCAGAAAGCAGTCGCGGCAGGCAGAAATCGCCTGCCCAGAGTGACAGCTCAACACAGAGGAGGACTGTAGGTAAAAAGCAGcccaagaaagcagaaaagacgTCTGTTGAAGAGCCAAGAGGAGGTCTTAAAATAGAAAGTGAAACCCCAGTAGACATGGCAACAAATATACCTTCAAACAGGCATAAGGCAGCCACAAAAGGCTCCAGGAAACCCAATATAAAGAAAGAGCCCAAATCTTCCCCTCGGCCtacaacagagaaaaagaaatataaggcTTCAAGCAAATCTGCCCAGAAATCCAGGGAATTCATAGAAACAGATACCTCATCCTCTGATTCAGATGAAAATGAGAGCCTGCCTCCTTCATCGCAAACACCCAAATACTCTGAGAGCAATAGGACTCCTGTTAAATCTTCCATGGAGGAGGATGACAGCTTTTTTCGGCAAAGAATGTTCTCTCCTATGGAAGAGAAAGAGCTTCTTTCACCACTCAGTGATCCTGATGAAAGGTACCCACTTATTGTGAAGATTGACCTGAGCCTCTTATCAAGAATACCAGGGAAGCCTTACAAGGATGCTGATGCACccaaagtggaaaagaaaaacgtGCCAGAGAAGCACACGAGAGAATCCCAGAAGCAGCCATCTGACAAAAGTGCtacaaaaggcaaaaggaaacatAAGCAG AATGAGGATGAAAACAGAGCCAGTGAAAGCAAGAAAAcgaaactggaagaaaaagctCCATCAGGACACAAGACTTCTAGCAGTAGGGA GTCTACAAAGCCAAGTGCTGTTAAAGAGAAGGATTTACTGCCGTCTCCTGCTGCCCCGGTCCCGCAGAAAGATTCCAAGCAAGAACACGGGTCACGGAAGAGGACGGTCAGTCAGTCGTCATCCTTAAAGTCCAGTAGCAACCTCAGCAAGGAGAGCGGCGGTGGCAGTAAAAGCAGCTCATCTTCTAAGCAAAAGAAGACAGAGGGGAAAGGTTCTGGCAGCGCTAAAGAGCCCAAG gaaaagaTTCTGAACAATTCATCAAactgccctcctgcctctgctccatcTACGGAAAGTTCAAAGTCAAGAAGAGCAAAACTTGTTTTTGATGATAG GACTTACTCAGCTGATCATTATTTACAAGAAGCAAAGAAGTTAAAACATAACGCAGACGCATTG TCTGACAGGTTTGAGAAGGCTGTGTACTACCTAGATGCTGTGGTGTCATTCATTGAGTGTGGGAATGCATTGGAGAAAAATGCTCAGGAATCCAAGTCCCCGTTCCCTATGTATTCAGAAACTGTGGAATTAATCAA ATACACTATGAAACTGAAGAATTACTTGGCACCGGATGCTACGGCTGCAGATAAAAGGCTAGCAGTGCTTTG TCTTCGGTGTCAATCTCTACTATACCTAAGgcttttcaaactgaaaaaggaaagtgCATTGAAATATTCTAAAACTCTGACTGAACATCTGAAG aatTCCTATAATAATTCTCAAGCACCATCACCTGGTATGGGAAG CAAGCCTGTCGGTATGCCGTCTCCAGTGTCTCCAAAGCTGTCTCCAGGGAATTCAGGAAATTACTCTTCTGGGGCAGCCAACCCTTCAGGGAGCGGGTCTTCGGTGACGATCCCCCAGAGGATCCATCAGATGGCGGCCAGCTACGTCCAAGTTACGTCCAACTTCCTCTATGCCACTGAAATTTGGGACCAAGCCGAACAGCTGTCtaaagaacagaaag